TTTAAACTGCCTgactcccctctccctcccttcccctgcccctctcttcctttttactttCCAACCTAAAGTAATCTTTTATTTATGAGAGAAATGGAAACTACTTTTTATGTGCTGTTTGTACTTGTAAGATGATGGAAGTAGGTGAAAGGGGGGAAACTATATAGTCTTTACAGTGCTGTAAGCCTTTGTGTTCTTTATTTATggtaattgctttttaaatgaaattattttatactttaGGTCTATGATGAAAAGGATTATAGAAGAGTGAGATTTGTTGGACGACAAAAGGAGGTAACTCGTTCTATTTTAACTCACTGGAGATGAGGTGATTTTTTTATACTTGATACTGATACCCTCAGCTTGattgtcattaaaaaaacaaaaacaaaaaaaaaccacaaaaaaaaaaaccctcaacaaaTCAATGAAACccaaaaaggagaaacaaaacctACCAATCAAAAAAATCCTGAACTGGTTTGGATTTTGGgtttcagtggtttttttcactgtggtGAAAATTCTTTTAAGACATCTTACAGTAGCTTCTGTGTACCTCCCAACTTTTGCCAAACTTGGAAAATTCATGACTTCCCCTGCATGTGCTAAGTGCTTACATTGAAGTTGTGGAAGCTATAGGCATTTGAGCATCTtaaacttggatttttttcagctaagcTGTGTTCCTCAATGTCTGAGCATCTGTTTAGTGCTCTGTGTTAATGCTATAAATGTGTATGTACAGTAGAGGCATAAAATATAAGTTTAATATAGTTGCATATAGTTATTCCCTTCCTAAACTAACTTGAAGAAATCATGCTGATTCCTGAGGTTTTCTTATTGCATTCACCTCATTGTTCCATGGACTGTGTGATAAAGATGAGGATTCTGTGTGGGAAATAGGTAAATGAAAATGTCACTTGAAATGCTGAAGTAATTCACTTCTGGGATGATGGTGGTGAAGTAGGTTTCTCCCAAATGCAATGCCTGTTTCTGTGCCACTTCTGTAACTCTGGTAAACCCTCCTTAGGCCTAATTCTCCACAGGGCACTGGTCCTTTCTCCACCTGGCCTTTGCCAGGAACTGATTTTTGGACTTTGTGCTGAGGAACATCCAGTTTGGATCAgttcctccttctccagcaaAAGATGAGTTTTGAGTCTGCTGACGAAAGTTTAACACTAGGTTTTAATTGTGGAGTTGGAACAAAATTTACACTTTAAATACTAAATTAGTCATCATCAGTGCTTATTAATGggatctctctctctctctctaggGGTTTCATCGTTGTCATAGGAGATCCCCCAGTATGTTTCAGCTGctggttttagggttttttggcaGTGTCTGACCAATattctgtttctgaaagctgaagcGAGCCTGCAGAGTCGGCCACTTTACTTCCTccatcatttcttttctttgccttcagtATGCTCTGGGTGGTCACACTTGGCTTTTGATTGCTCTAGTCCAGCTGTGGCAGCTTTCCTGCCTGTGGATGCAGCCCCTGGATGGAGGTGCTCTCACTGAGGACATTCGGCTGCCTGTGCCTGGATGCTGCACGTGTACTCTCTGGGGCAGTGGCCAGAATGGTGGCATGGCCTAGGGTATGGTGGCTGTTGTCCCCTCAGTTCTGCCAGCCTAATTGTTAATGAAACCTGTGTGTTTTAGCTAAGATCATTGTTCTCTGAGCTGGATGTGCAGAACCAGGGTATTAGTGCTTTCTAGCAAGGGCGTAAAGCACTAGTGAGTAGCTGTGAGAAAGCTGAGCATGGCAGCTGTTGAACTGCATCTGCTGCAGCCTGACTGGGGCCATCCTGCCTTTGTATAATACATATAATGTACCACAGGACCTAATTCAGCACTGCCATTCCCACTTTGGCTCTATCCTTTCTGTTGGGCTGgtgcagcagctgaagctgtgaGGAAAGCTGACCCTGGAGCTGATCTGTTTTAAATATAACCTCCTGCCTTTCTTTGGATGTTTGGATCTGGGTCAGTTCCAAGTTTGGTTTTATCTCTCAGCCTCCCAGACCATGTACTGGCACTGTCAAGTTGgtggaaagaagcagcaatggGATTGTCAAACTGGCATTatggccagaaaaaaaattgcctgttGAATTATACATGGGGAAAGGAGCTGAGGGAAATACTTGCTGAGGGAAAGAGTCCTTTCTCAACAATTACTGCTGTGCTTTAATTGAAGGGACATGATGTAAGTGAAAccacttcttttttctcctcagtttttctcagtctatttttgtttgtttgtttgttttctctgtgaatTCTTAGATTTTCTTATTTAGTAGGCTGAACCATAGGAAAGTGATAGCTGTACATTAGAAGAGAGCTTCTTGCTTATCCTCTCTCCCCACACATAGCTTTGTGGATaagaaaagctggggagagtGGAGTTCCGTTTGGGAAGCAGAGGTGTATCATGGTGCTTTACCCCTCCTTCTTTAGCATGAAACAAGGATGCACATTTTTGAGCGTTACTAAAATTGTTAAAAATCCTTGCTGGTTGGTAAAGAATACATAGGACTTTTGGACATAGGCCCCAAGCATTAAGGTTCTTGATGTTGACAATTTACATAAATAGTGaaaggttgtgggtttttttgttttggtttggtttggttttttggtttttttgtttgtttgtttgttttatttgttttttttttgttaactgtATTTACCTTGGTAAAGAAAATCCAGGTGTTGGCAAAACTTACTTTTCCACTGCTGTGGAAATGCAAAAATGCAAGTTTTGGGGAGACTTAATTGAGGTTTGGTGAAAGATCCTAAGTCGTTGTGTACTTAGGGATTTATGTGTACACTAAGGGATTTATTTAATGGgcatttaagattttttttttttcctagcaattTCTTCTCCATTCAATACCAACATGCTTATGAACCTTATACACAGAGCAGTACTTAGTGTCTTCTTTGTGCATGTTATTTTATATTCCAGCATGTGTAACGTTGCTTTCAAAAAAGCTGTCCCCTCCTGGACCTTGTTTACCTGAGAGGTAGGGTTGGTTGTCATCTCAGTGGTGGTGCAgactgggttggaagaggcTGGTATGGATGAGGGAGGAAGGCATGGTGGCTGGGTGCTGTAGGTCCTGCTGAGGTGTATTTTGCTGTGTCCCAGACCTGACTTGTGAGGGATACATTTGTCAGGCCACATAGGCATGATGTAGGAAAAAGTCCTACTATTCATCATATTCAGGAAGTGTGTGTATCAGATGGATTTAAAAAGTGGCATAGTGCCATtgagagatttttctttaatgctgaACCACTTGCCTTTCTGACTGTTGTTAGGCACCACATTCATGTTTTTCTGAGATTCCTGTGCAGTGATGGAATAAGGTGCATGGTAAGAGGCTCTAAGTAACCAGCAGTTGTTTTATCTCACTCCTGACCTTACTTGTCCCACCATTATTTTTGAGTTTATCAGCAGTGAGTCCTCTGCACTTTTATCGTGCAGTCACTAGAGCACAATACAGAGGCAGTGTCAGTTAAATATCTTTTGTTCTTGGCTGCTTGTTCCTGCTCACCTATCTGCTTAATCTGCTTAGGTCACATTGTAAACCTGAGCATTGCTGTGGCCTGTGTATCAGGGGAAGGGGGTTACCTTTGCAGAGTTCAACCTGTGTACTTCACCGATCCGGATTATAGCACAGCCTAGGAGTtggtggaggaggtgggaggaaaCCTGTGCAGGAACTTTCCAGGTGGCTGGAGTGGAACtcagctgctcagggaggtggtaaGTAGCAGTTGCTTCCTGTCTGAGTGGGGAAGGTATCTGAAagcttcctttttctcttacagGTGAACAAGAATTTTGCAATTGATTTGATAGCAGAGCAGCCTGTGAGTCAAGTTGAAAGCAGGGTGATATCATGTGATGGCGGTGGTGGAGCTTTGGGACATCCTAAAGTATACATAAACTTGGTAATACTTTCGTTTTGCATATAACATGTTTTACCCTTAAATTCTTGTTTGTGAGATTGTTTACTTTTTGTAATGGAAGTTTAACAGCGTAAAAGAAGTAACCAGCTGAtatgataattttatttggcaCCTAATATAAAAATTAAGCTTTCCAATTGGAAGAGTTGGAGGCTTTTCATTTGAAGTTAAACatgtttctctttaaattttGATTTAATTGATGGGAcaattttttcaaagaaattaactGAAGCAATATGAAAAAGCAGTCAGTGCCTTGAGAGCAAAGAATATCATGCTTGCAGTGTTCTGAGACACTCTAATAATTTCAGTGCCACAGTGTACACTGAGGATACATTCGCATTCTTAGGAGTATGGAATTTATTTTGAATCTTGCAAGTTCAAGAGGTAAAACAACTGTTACTTTAGCTATATTGATCCATTTTAAGATGTAATATGTAAATAAGAAAATTTGTTGATTCTGATAGTTTTATAAACCAGCAGTTACTGTATTTTTGCAGGACAAAGATACCAAGACCGGAACATGTGGCTACTGTGGACTTCAGTTTAAACAGAAACATCACTGAAAGATGATCTCTGCATGcttgcagatttattttcagatgttaATGTTTAACTATAAATAAACAACAAATTTAGAAAATCAAGATTAGTGTTTGTGTTTATCTTAACCATGGAGAGTCACGTTTGTACCTTTTTAAAACCTAGTTTGTCAGGTATTTGAGCTGAATGGTATCACAGTATGTGTTTTgcacttaatttgttttttatggAACAAATGTCCTGCCTTGTTTGGCAGGCCTCTCACAAGCTTGGAAGTGGTCCTTGGCTGCAGCATAGGTTGAGTTTGTATTGGGCAGATTTATATTCTTTTCAACACTGAATTCAATGTAAATGTTTGCCAGGGGATTAATTA
This DNA window, taken from Calypte anna isolate BGI_N300 chromosome 2, bCalAnn1_v1.p, whole genome shotgun sequence, encodes the following:
- the NDUFS6 gene encoding NADH dehydrogenase [ubiquinone] iron-sulfur protein 6, mitochondrial, coding for MAAPGATFRWLLPLSRALPSRPGLVAIARPYGVRTSETGELVTHTGQVYDEKDYRRVRFVGRQKEVNKNFAIDLIAEQPVSQVESRVISCDGGGGALGHPKVYINLDKDTKTGTCGYCGLQFKQKHH